One window of Rhizobium leguminosarum genomic DNA carries:
- a CDS encoding HAD family hydrolase has translation MIPSSVRPALVVFDLDGTLLDTHTDLVESLNHTIAAIRLEPVSYDDLTHLVGHGARVMIERACRLRGHPLTQEALPPLVERFVAHYATNMPGRTEPYPGLVAAMDRLKSAGYRLAVCTNKMESLALGLLDKLELTSYFDAITGGDTFAVRKPDARHLTGTIERAGSDIARTVMIGDSINDIAVARNAGVPSVAVPFGYSDVPVSSLDPDAIITHYDELTPDLVERLLREYAAKVAV, from the coding sequence TTGATCCCCTCCTCCGTCCGCCCGGCGCTCGTCGTCTTCGATCTCGACGGCACCCTTCTCGACACCCATACAGATCTGGTTGAGAGCCTGAACCATACGATTGCGGCCATTCGCCTCGAACCGGTCAGCTATGACGACCTCACCCATCTCGTCGGCCACGGTGCCCGCGTCATGATCGAACGCGCCTGCCGGCTGCGCGGCCATCCGCTCACTCAGGAAGCCCTGCCGCCCCTGGTCGAGCGTTTCGTCGCCCATTATGCCACCAACATGCCCGGCCGCACCGAGCCCTATCCCGGCCTGGTCGCCGCGATGGATCGGCTTAAATCTGCCGGTTACCGCCTCGCCGTCTGCACCAACAAGATGGAGAGCCTGGCGCTCGGCCTGCTCGACAAGCTTGAACTCACCAGCTATTTCGACGCCATCACCGGCGGCGACACCTTCGCCGTGCGCAAGCCCGACGCCCGCCACCTCACCGGCACCATCGAACGCGCCGGCAGCGACATTGCTCGCACAGTGATGATCGGCGACAGCATCAACGACATCGCCGTCGCCCGGAATGCCGGCGTCCCGTCGGTCGCCGTGCCCTTTGGTTATTCGGATGTGCCGGTCTCGAGCCTCGATCCGGATGCCATCATCACCCATTACGATGAGCTGACGCCGGACCTGGTGGAGAGGCTGTTGCGGGAGTATGCGGCAAAGGTCGCGGTCTGA
- the rpiA gene encoding ribose-5-phosphate isomerase RpiA: MDAREMKIKAAAAALAHVEDGMRLGIGTGSTAEEFVRLLAEKVAGGFRVEGVPTSERTARLCVELGVPLKSLDELPALDLTIDGADEVDPALRLIKGGGGALLREKIVAAASERMIVIADESKLVDMLGAYALPIEVNPFGLVSTRIAIEKVAARLGLSGELSLRQSGDGEFTTDGGHHIIDASFGRIPDAEALSSELNSIPGVVEHGLFINMAALAIIAGPAGARTLQANR, from the coding sequence ATGGATGCCCGCGAAATGAAGATCAAGGCCGCCGCGGCCGCACTCGCCCATGTCGAAGACGGAATGCGCCTCGGCATCGGCACTGGCAGCACGGCGGAAGAATTCGTTCGTCTGCTGGCGGAGAAGGTCGCGGGCGGCTTCAGGGTCGAAGGCGTTCCGACGTCTGAAAGAACGGCGCGGCTTTGCGTCGAACTCGGCGTGCCGCTGAAGTCGCTCGATGAACTGCCGGCACTCGATCTGACGATCGACGGCGCCGACGAGGTCGATCCGGCGCTCAGATTGATCAAGGGCGGCGGCGGCGCGCTGCTGCGCGAAAAGATCGTTGCGGCCGCCTCCGAACGAATGATCGTCATTGCCGACGAGAGCAAGCTGGTCGACATGCTCGGCGCCTACGCGCTGCCGATCGAGGTCAATCCGTTTGGGCTGGTCTCGACACGGATCGCGATCGAGAAGGTCGCAGCCCGGCTCGGCCTTTCCGGCGAACTCAGCCTGCGCCAATCCGGTGACGGAGAGTTTACCACGGATGGCGGTCATCACATTATCGATGCATCTTTTGGCCGCATTCCTGATGCAGAGGCGCTTTCGAGCGAGCTGAATTCCATACCCGGCGTCGTCGAACACGGGCTCTTTATCAATATGGCGGCACTTGCGATCATTGCCGGTCCTGCGGGTGCACGCACGCTGCAGGCAAACAGATAA
- a CDS encoding DUF2059 domain-containing protein, translating to MMNIAGLGRFAAATIVLSGLAFGSAVKAQEVSEEQLKASRAAIDAIGATAQFDNILPGLAERLKAGLIQDSPNYQDIISSTVDAQALALAPRRGDLEKEAALTYAKTFTADELKAIADFYNSDVGKKLLRDGPVASRETAKAADIWAQGISRDLEKQSNAELSKVIKAPPPATESPVAPAAAPAPATPQ from the coding sequence ATGATGAACATTGCGGGTCTTGGCCGTTTTGCCGCTGCGACCATCGTTCTTTCCGGGCTTGCCTTCGGCTCCGCCGTCAAGGCGCAGGAGGTCTCCGAGGAGCAGCTGAAGGCGTCTCGCGCGGCGATCGACGCCATCGGCGCCACCGCCCAGTTCGACAACATCCTGCCCGGTCTTGCCGAGCGCCTGAAGGCCGGTCTGATCCAGGATTCGCCGAACTACCAGGACATCATTTCGTCGACGGTCGACGCGCAGGCGCTGGCGCTGGCGCCGCGCCGCGGCGACCTGGAGAAGGAGGCTGCACTCACCTATGCCAAGACCTTCACCGCCGACGAGCTGAAGGCGATCGCCGACTTCTATAATTCCGACGTCGGCAAGAAGCTGCTGCGCGACGGCCCGGTTGCCTCGCGCGAGACGGCGAAGGCTGCCGACATCTGGGCGCAGGGCATTTCCCGCGACCTGGAAAAGCAGAGCAATGCCGAGCTGTCCAAGGTGATCAAGGCGCCGCCGCCGGCAACCGAAAGCCCGGTTGCTCCAGCTGCCGCTCCCGCTCCGGCTACTCCGCAGTAA
- a CDS encoding acylphosphatase, whose translation MPDRYNAVRVRISGKVQGVGFRMWTRDEAVRLGLTGWVRNERDGAVVALIAGSDTAISTMIERFSRGPAGSSVAGVETEAAQLEKMPTDFGITR comes from the coding sequence ATGCCCGATCGTTACAACGCTGTCCGAGTGCGGATATCAGGCAAGGTCCAGGGTGTCGGCTTTCGAATGTGGACGCGCGATGAGGCGGTACGGCTCGGGTTGACGGGCTGGGTTCGCAATGAAAGGGACGGAGCCGTCGTCGCTTTGATCGCAGGATCCGATACGGCCATCTCGACAATGATCGAACGTTTCAGCCGCGGGCCTGCGGGGTCGTCGGTTGCGGGCGTCGAGACGGAAGCAGCCCAGCTTGAGAAAATGCCGACGGATTTCGGCATCACCCGCTGA
- the gor gene encoding glutathione-disulfide reductase, which translates to MSSYDYDLFVIGGGSGGVRGARVAASLGKKVAIAEEYRYGGTCVIRGCVPKKLFVYASQFHEHFEDAAGFGWTVGESSFDWKKLVAAKDAEIARLEGLYKKGLAGANAEILETRAELVDAHTVQLTKTGQTVTAKTIVIATGGRPNPHAALPGHELCISSNEAFHLEELPKSIVISGGGYIAVEFANIFHGLGVETTLIYRGAEILSRFDEDLRRGLHEAMVAKGIRILCHDTLQKVSKGDDGLVLETLNSGTLQAGVVMLALGRDPNTEGLGLEAAGVAVDERGAIIVDDYSRTNVENIYALGDVTNRVQLTPVAIHEAMCFIETEYKNNPTRPDYELIPTAVFSQPEIGTVGLSEEEAGKRYGELEVYRAQFRPLKATLSGRAERMIMKLIVDAASRKVVGAHILGHDAGEMAQLLGITLKAGCTKDDFDRTMALHPTAAEELVTMYAPTYRIRDGKRV; encoded by the coding sequence ATGTCTTCTTACGATTACGACCTCTTCGTCATTGGCGGCGGTTCCGGAGGCGTGCGTGGCGCGCGTGTCGCCGCCTCGCTTGGCAAAAAGGTGGCGATCGCCGAGGAGTACCGCTATGGCGGTACATGCGTCATCCGCGGCTGCGTGCCGAAGAAGCTCTTCGTCTATGCCTCGCAGTTCCACGAGCATTTCGAGGATGCGGCGGGTTTCGGCTGGACGGTCGGCGAAAGCAGCTTCGACTGGAAGAAGCTGGTAGCGGCCAAGGATGCCGAGATCGCCCGGCTGGAAGGCCTCTATAAGAAGGGGCTCGCCGGCGCCAATGCCGAGATCCTCGAAACGCGCGCCGAACTCGTCGATGCTCATACGGTGCAGCTCACGAAGACGGGTCAGACGGTGACGGCAAAGACAATCGTGATCGCCACCGGCGGACGGCCGAACCCGCATGCAGCCCTTCCCGGCCATGAATTATGCATTTCCTCTAACGAGGCCTTTCATCTCGAAGAGCTGCCGAAATCGATCGTGATATCAGGCGGCGGCTATATCGCCGTCGAGTTTGCCAATATCTTCCATGGCCTCGGCGTCGAGACGACACTGATCTATCGCGGCGCCGAGATCCTGTCGCGCTTCGACGAGGATCTGAGGCGCGGGCTGCACGAGGCGATGGTCGCCAAGGGCATCCGCATCCTCTGCCACGACACGCTGCAAAAGGTTTCGAAGGGCGATGACGGCCTCGTTCTGGAAACGCTGAACAGCGGCACGCTGCAGGCCGGCGTTGTCATGCTGGCGCTTGGGCGCGACCCGAACACCGAAGGTCTCGGCCTCGAGGCTGCCGGCGTCGCTGTCGATGAGCGTGGCGCCATTATCGTCGACGATTATTCCCGCACCAATGTTGAAAACATCTATGCGCTCGGCGATGTCACCAACCGGGTACAGCTGACCCCGGTGGCGATCCACGAGGCGATGTGCTTCATCGAAACCGAATACAAGAACAATCCGACCCGGCCGGATTACGAGCTGATCCCGACCGCCGTCTTCTCGCAGCCGGAGATCGGCACCGTCGGGCTCTCGGAAGAGGAGGCGGGGAAGCGTTACGGCGAGCTCGAAGTCTACCGCGCCCAGTTCCGGCCGCTGAAGGCCACGCTGTCCGGCCGGGCCGAGCGGATGATCATGAAGCTGATCGTCGATGCCGCGAGCCGCAAGGTGGTAGGCGCCCATATTCTCGGCCACGATGCCGGCGAAATGGCGCAGCTGCTCGGCATCACGCTCAAGGCCGGCTGCACCAAGGACGATTTCGACCGGACGATGGCGCTGCATCCGACGGCGGCCGAAGAGCTTGTCACCATGTATGCGCCGACCTATCGGATCCGAGACGGCAAAAGAGTTTAA
- a CDS encoding vWA domain-containing protein — MAILPLGFISDRSGNFGIMTALLMVPLLGTAGMAVDFGHALSLRTQLYAAADAAAVGSIAEKSGAVAAAMTMSSNGTIPLGKTDARSIFMSQMSGELADVQVDLGIDVTKAANKLNSQVSFSATVPTTFMRVLGKDSITISGTATAEYQTASFMDFYILLDNTPSMGVGATATDVATMEKNTSDTCAFACHEMENKNNYYNLAKKLGVSMRIDVVRQATKELTLTAKSTRVSDNQFRMGVYTFGTKAEDANLTTISDPTTDLDKVRSYTDAVDLMTIPKQGYNNDQQTSFDNALTQMKTIITTPGDGSTATTPQKILFFVSDGVGDSAKPKGCTKKLTGDRCQEPIDTSFCQPLKDKGIRIAVLYTTYLPLPKNNWYNTWIKPFQSEIPTKMQACASPGLYFEVTPTDGIADAMKALFLKVIRAPRITS; from the coding sequence ATGGCGATCCTTCCGCTCGGCTTCATATCGGATCGTTCGGGCAATTTTGGCATCATGACGGCGTTGCTGATGGTGCCGCTCCTCGGCACGGCAGGCATGGCGGTGGATTTCGGCCACGCGCTCAGCCTGAGGACGCAGCTTTACGCGGCAGCCGATGCCGCCGCCGTCGGTTCGATTGCCGAAAAATCCGGCGCGGTGGCAGCCGCGATGACGATGAGCAGCAACGGCACGATCCCGCTCGGCAAGACCGATGCCCGCAGCATCTTCATGTCTCAGATGTCCGGGGAGTTGGCCGACGTTCAGGTCGATCTCGGCATCGACGTCACCAAAGCCGCCAACAAACTGAACTCGCAAGTCTCTTTCAGCGCGACCGTACCTACGACCTTTATGCGTGTTCTGGGGAAGGATTCGATCACGATCTCGGGCACGGCAACGGCCGAATATCAGACCGCCTCCTTCATGGATTTCTACATCCTGCTCGACAACACTCCTTCGATGGGCGTCGGCGCCACCGCGACCGACGTCGCAACGATGGAAAAGAACACCAGCGATACCTGCGCCTTCGCGTGCCACGAAATGGAAAACAAGAACAATTACTACAATCTCGCCAAAAAGCTCGGCGTCAGCATGCGCATCGACGTCGTGCGCCAGGCGACCAAGGAGTTGACGCTGACCGCAAAGTCGACGCGTGTATCCGACAATCAGTTCCGCATGGGCGTCTATACCTTCGGCACCAAGGCCGAGGATGCCAATCTGACCACCATATCCGACCCGACGACCGATCTCGACAAGGTGCGCAGCTATACCGACGCCGTCGACCTGATGACCATCCCGAAGCAGGGTTATAACAACGACCAGCAGACGAGCTTCGACAACGCGCTGACACAGATGAAAACCATCATCACCACCCCCGGCGACGGCAGCACCGCTACGACGCCGCAGAAGATCCTGTTCTTCGTCTCGGACGGCGTCGGCGACAGTGCAAAGCCGAAAGGTTGCACCAAGAAACTGACCGGCGACCGCTGCCAGGAGCCGATCGACACGTCCTTCTGCCAGCCGCTGAAGGATAAGGGCATCAGGATCGCGGTGCTCTACACCACTTATCTGCCGTTGCCGAAAAACAACTGGTACAATACGTGGATCAAGCCCTTCCAGAGCGAAATCCCGACGAAAATGCAGGCATGCGCCTCGCCGGGCCTCTATTTCGAGGTGACGCCGACCGACGGTATCGCCGATGCGATGAAGGCGCTCTTCCTCAAGGTCATCCGCGCGCCGCGCATCACCAGCTGA
- a CDS encoding class II 3-deoxy-7-phosphoheptulonate synthase, producing MAENWTPSSWRQKPILQVPDYPDAAALAATEAQLASYPPLVFAGEARRLKKHLANVAEGNGFLLQGGDCAESFAEHGADNIRDFFRAFLQMAIVLTFGAQLPVVKVGRIAGQFAKPRSSNVEKQGDVTLPAYRGDIINGIEFTEESRIPNPERQAMAYRQSAATLNLLRAFAMGGYANLENVHQWMLGFVKDSPQGERYRKLADRISETMDFMKAIGITSENQPSLRETDFFTSHEALLLGYEEALTRVDSTSGDWYATSGHMIWIGDRTRQVDHAHVEYCRGIKNPIGLKCGPSLQADDLLQLIDILNPANEAGRLTLICRFGHEKVAENLPRLIRAVEREGRKVVWSCDPMHGNTITLNNYKTRPFERILSEVESFFQIHRAEGTHPGGIHIEMTGKDVTECTGGARAVTADDLQDRYHTHCDPRLNSDQALELAFLLAERMKGGRDEKRMVVNG from the coding sequence ATGGCAGAGAACTGGACCCCGAGCAGCTGGCGGCAAAAACCGATCCTGCAGGTTCCCGATTATCCCGACGCAGCCGCTTTGGCTGCAACGGAAGCTCAGCTCGCCAGCTATCCGCCCCTCGTCTTCGCCGGCGAAGCGCGCCGTCTGAAGAAGCACCTCGCCAATGTCGCCGAAGGCAATGGTTTCCTGCTGCAGGGCGGAGACTGTGCCGAGAGCTTCGCCGAACACGGCGCCGACAATATCCGCGACTTTTTCCGCGCCTTCCTGCAGATGGCGATCGTGCTGACTTTTGGCGCGCAGCTGCCGGTGGTCAAGGTCGGCCGTATTGCCGGCCAGTTCGCTAAGCCGCGTTCGTCGAATGTCGAGAAGCAGGGCGACGTGACGCTGCCCGCTTATCGCGGCGACATCATCAACGGCATTGAGTTCACCGAGGAGTCGCGCATTCCGAACCCGGAACGTCAGGCGATGGCCTACCGGCAGTCGGCCGCGACGCTGAACCTTTTGCGCGCGTTCGCGATGGGCGGTTACGCCAATCTCGAAAACGTTCATCAGTGGATGCTCGGCTTCGTCAAGGACAGCCCGCAGGGCGAGCGCTACCGCAAGCTTGCCGACCGCATCAGCGAAACCATGGATTTCATGAAGGCGATCGGCATCACCTCGGAAAATCAGCCGAGCCTGCGCGAGACCGATTTCTTCACCAGCCATGAGGCACTGCTGCTCGGCTACGAAGAGGCGCTGACCCGCGTCGATTCCACCTCTGGCGACTGGTATGCCACCTCAGGCCACATGATCTGGATCGGCGACCGTACGCGCCAGGTCGACCATGCGCATGTCGAATACTGCCGCGGCATCAAGAACCCGATCGGCCTGAAATGCGGCCCCTCGCTGCAGGCCGACGATCTGCTGCAGCTGATCGACATCCTGAACCCGGCCAACGAAGCCGGGCGCCTGACGCTGATCTGCCGCTTCGGCCACGAGAAGGTCGCAGAGAACCTGCCGCGCCTCATTCGCGCCGTCGAGCGTGAAGGCCGCAAGGTCGTCTGGTCCTGCGACCCGATGCACGGCAATACGATTACGCTCAACAACTACAAGACCCGTCCCTTCGAGCGGATCCTGTCGGAAGTCGAAAGCTTCTTCCAGATCCACCGCGCCGAAGGCACGCATCCCGGCGGCATCCATATCGAGATGACCGGCAAGGACGTGACGGAATGCACCGGCGGCGCCCGCGCCGTTACCGCCGACGACCTGCAGGATCGCTACCACACGCATTGCGACCCGCGCCTCAACTCCGACCAGGCACTTGAGCTCGCCTTCCTGCTTGCCGAGCGCATGAAGGGCGGCCGCGACGAGAAGCGCATGGTCGTCAACGGCTGA
- a CDS encoding ABC transporter ATP-binding protein, with the protein MNIRFSRARKSSRRHNVFPKFFLNDPADRGRRWSRMRKFLSYYRPHLPLLLADLLCAILVAGTALALPLCANVVTSRLLALPDSPQAFAQILGMGGVMLAVLAVQIAAIFFVDYRGHVMGARIEATVRQELFEHCQKLSFSFYDRQRTGQLMSRITNDSLWLGELFHHGPEDLSIALLKFGGAMLVLFYIDPPLAGLILLLTPVAVVYALYFNRRMNRSLEASKHQIAAVNERVEDALAGIRVVQSFANEALERERFAEQNRRFLQSRADGYRSEAWFSVGTETFAQLVTILVIVVGGLRILAAELTVPDMLTFLLCVAVLVDPVQRLANFVRLWQEGYTGFIRAMEILEIDPDITDRPAAHPMPAPRGEISFSDVAFGYEADGPRVLERLSLTIAPGEFVALVGPSGVGKSTLCALIPRFYDVEAGAIRIDGTDIRDVTLASLRRHVGVVQQDVYLFAGTVAENLRYGRPGAHDAELEAAARAANAHDFIMALPQGYDTDIGQRGVKLSGGQRQRITIARAFLKNPEILIFDEATSALDNESERAVQQALLSLANGRTTLVIAHRLSTVRHADRILVLTADGIVEQGTHDDLMAQGGVYASLHSVQASI; encoded by the coding sequence GAACATTCGCTTCTCCCGCGCGAGGAAAAGCTCGCGACGCCATAACGTCTTCCCGAAATTCTTCCTGAACGATCCCGCCGACCGCGGCCGACGCTGGTCGCGCATGCGAAAATTCCTGTCTTACTATCGCCCGCACCTACCTTTGCTGCTGGCCGATTTGCTGTGCGCCATCCTCGTCGCCGGCACGGCACTCGCCCTGCCGCTCTGCGCCAACGTCGTCACCAGCCGCCTTCTGGCTCTGCCCGATTCCCCGCAGGCCTTCGCTCAAATCCTCGGCATGGGCGGCGTCATGCTGGCCGTTCTGGCGGTCCAGATCGCCGCGATCTTCTTCGTCGATTATCGCGGTCATGTGATGGGCGCTCGCATCGAGGCGACGGTCCGGCAGGAACTCTTCGAGCACTGCCAGAAACTCTCGTTCAGCTTCTACGACCGCCAGCGCACCGGCCAGCTGATGAGCCGCATCACCAATGACTCCCTGTGGCTGGGCGAGCTCTTTCACCACGGCCCCGAGGATCTTTCCATCGCCTTGCTGAAATTTGGCGGCGCCATGCTGGTGCTGTTCTACATCGATCCGCCATTGGCAGGCCTCATCCTGCTGCTGACCCCTGTGGCGGTGGTCTATGCGCTCTATTTCAACCGGCGTATGAACCGCTCGCTCGAAGCCAGCAAGCACCAGATCGCCGCCGTCAACGAGCGCGTCGAGGATGCGCTGGCCGGCATCCGTGTCGTCCAGTCCTTCGCCAATGAGGCGCTGGAACGGGAGCGTTTCGCCGAGCAGAACCGGCGTTTCCTGCAAAGCCGCGCCGACGGCTACCGCAGCGAGGCGTGGTTTTCGGTCGGCACCGAAACCTTCGCCCAGCTCGTCACCATATTGGTGATCGTCGTCGGCGGCCTGCGTATCCTGGCAGCGGAACTGACCGTCCCGGATATGCTCACCTTCCTGCTCTGCGTTGCCGTGCTGGTCGATCCGGTGCAGCGGCTGGCCAATTTCGTGCGCCTCTGGCAGGAGGGCTATACCGGCTTCATCAGGGCCATGGAGATCCTGGAGATTGACCCCGATATCACCGATCGGCCGGCAGCCCATCCGATGCCGGCGCCAAGGGGCGAGATCAGTTTCTCCGACGTCGCCTTCGGCTACGAGGCCGATGGCCCCCGCGTGCTGGAGCGGCTGTCGCTCACCATAGCGCCCGGGGAGTTCGTCGCCCTGGTCGGCCCTTCCGGGGTCGGCAAGAGCACGCTTTGTGCGCTCATACCACGCTTCTACGATGTCGAGGCCGGGGCGATCCGCATCGACGGCACCGATATCCGCGACGTGACGCTGGCCTCGCTCCGGCGCCATGTGGGCGTGGTGCAGCAGGATGTCTATCTTTTTGCCGGCACCGTGGCGGAAAACCTGCGCTATGGCAGGCCCGGTGCCCACGATGCCGAGCTGGAAGCAGCCGCCCGCGCCGCCAATGCGCACGATTTCATCATGGCCCTGCCCCAGGGTTATGACACCGATATCGGCCAACGCGGCGTCAAGCTCTCGGGCGGCCAGCGTCAGCGCATCACCATCGCCCGTGCCTTCCTCAAAAATCCGGAGATCCTGATCTTCGACGAGGCGACCAGCGCGCTCGACAACGAGAGCGAACGGGCGGTGCAGCAGGCGCTGCTGAGCTTGGCGAATGGCCGAACCACCCTGGTCATCGCCCATCGTCTCTCGACCGTCCGCCATGCCGACCGCATCCTGGTGCTGACGGCCGATGGCATCGTCGAACAGGGCACCCATGATGACTTGATGGCGCAAGGCGGCGTCTACGCCAGCCTGCACAGCGTCCAGGCCAGCATCTGA